One segment of Solanum lycopersicum chromosome 1, SLM_r2.1 DNA contains the following:
- the LOC104647749 gene encoding uncharacterized protein, whose protein sequence is MIAPLNRIKETSKKEVKKEKSLALKVTLDRTYDGDDEMTYLPRRFQKLVRKHRGFRKERNSNRAANANYRCHKCGKSGHFIKYYPMHKVENKEFPRPGGEKDRRRDLLPKRKVRKAADDYVEKKAFAVLGDSSSESEEDSENYEDVLMIAVEDDKNVFNSIVSLMA, encoded by the coding sequence ATGATTGCTCCACTAAACAGAATTAAGGAAACGTCAAAGAAAGAGGTGAAGAAAGAGAAGTCTCTAGCTCTCAAGGTGACATTAGATAGAACTTATGATGGAGATGATGAAATGACATACCTCCCAAGAAGGTTTCAAAAATTGGTTAGGAAACATAGAGGTTTTCGAAAGGAAAGAAACTCAAACAGAGCTGCAAATGCTAATTACCGATGTCATAAGTGTGGAAAGTCAGGacatttcatcaaatattacCCCATGCATAAGGTTGAAAACAAAGAGTTTCCAAGACCTGGGGGTGAAAAAGATAGAAGACGGGACCTACTACCCAAGAGGAAAGTAAGAAAAGCTGCAGATGACTATGTTGAGAAGAAAGCTTTTGCTGTCTTGGGGGATTCCTCAAGTGAGTCGGAAGAAGATTCAGAAAACTATGAGGATGTCTTAATGATAGCCGTAGAAGATGATAAAAATGTCTTCAACTCCATTGTCTCATTAATGGCATAA